TAATAGTCGTAGTACGACACGAAGTACTCGACCGCATTGCGCGGGAAGAATTCGCGGAATTCCGCGTAGAGCTGCGCCGCGAGCGTCTTGTTCGGCGCGAACACGATTGCCGGGCGGCCGAGCCGCGCGATCGTGTTCGCCATCGTGAAAGTCTTGCCCGAACCGGTCACGCCGAGCAGCGTCTGGAAGGCAAGGCCGTCGTTGACGCCTTCGACGAGCGTTTCGATCGCGCTCGGCTGGTCGCCGGCAGGCGGATACGGCTGGTACAGCTGGAACGGCGACCCTTCGAAGGTCACGAATTTCGATTCGTCGAGTGCGTCGCCGACTTCGGCGTGATGTGCGGACATGGAGTGCGGCCGGAGCGAGGGCAAAAAAACCATTCTAGCGCTTCGCGGCGTTGCGAACCGCTGACGGCTCCTGACGCGCGGCAGCCGCCCGAAATCGCAATTCGCGTCGCGATCGCTGCCTCCGGCAGCGTGAATTCGCTACAATGTCAGGCTGCTGCGCTTTCCGGCGCCGTGCCCGTTGGCGCGCGGTCCGCTGCGCCCGTCCGCCGGCTGAAAGCCTGACCCTCTTTTCACTACTGCCGAATCATCATGTCGCTCTTCTCCGCTGTCCAGCTTGCTCCCCGCGACCCGATCCTGGGCCTGAACGAAGCCTTCAACGCCGATACGCGCCCGACCAAGGTGAACCTCGGCGTCGGCGTGTACACGAACGAAGAAGGCAAGATTCCGCTGCTGCGCGCCGTTCGCGACGCGGAAAAGGCGCGCGTCGACGCCGGCCTGCCGCGCGGCTACCTGCCGATCGACGGGATCGCCGCGTACGACGCAGCGGTGCAGAAGCTGCTGCTCGGCAACGATTCCCCGTTGATCGCCGCGGGCCGCGTGGTCACGGCGCAGGCACTGGGCGGCACGGGCGCACTGAAGATCGGCGCCGATTTCCTGCGCACCGTGAACCCGAACGCGAAGGTTGCGATCAGCGATCCGAGCTGGGAAAACCACCGCGCACTGTTCGAAGCGGCCGGCTTCGAAGTCGTCGCCTATCCGTACTACGACGCCGCCACCAACGGCGTCAACTTCGAAGGCATGCTGTCGGCGCTGAATGGCTATGCGGCGGGCACGATCGTCGTGCTGCACGCGTGCTGCCACAACCCGACCGGCGTGGACCTGACCGAAGCGCAATGGCAGCAGGTCGTCGACGTCGTCAAGGCGCGCAACCTCGTGCCGTTCCTCGACATCGCATACCAGGGCTTCGGCGAGAACATCGAGGCCGATGCCGCCGCGGTGCGTCTGTTTGCCGCTGCCGACCTGAATGCATTCGTGTCGTCGTCATTCTCGAAGTCGTTCTCGCTGTACGGCGAGCGCGTCGGCGCGCTGTCGATCATCACGTCGAGCAAGGATGAAGCGACGCGCGTGCTGTCGCAACTGAAGCGCGTGATCCGCACGAACTACTCGAACCCGCCGACCCATGGCGGCGCCGTCGTCGCGGCCGTGCTCGCGTCGCCGGAACTGCACGCTTCGTGGGTGCAGGAACTCGGCGAAATGCGCGACCGCATCCGCGCGATGCGCAACGGCCTCGTCGAGCGCCTGAAGGCGAGCGGCGTCGATCGCGACTTCAGCTTCATCAATGCGCAGCGCGGGATGTTCTCGTATTCGGGCCTGACCTCGGCACAAGTCGATCGCCTGCGTGAAGAATTCGGCATCTACGCGGTCGGCACCGGCCGAATCTGCGTTGCAGCGCTGAACACGCGCAACCTCGATGCGGTTGCCAATGCGATCGCAGCGGTCCTGAAGTAAGCGGCGTCGGCGGGCAACAGCCCGCCTTGGCGACACAGAAAACGCGCTCCACGGAGCGCGTTTTTTCATGCCGCTCCACTGTCGGCGCTTGCTCCGGACGGCACAAGCGGCGCGCGGCGCGGCCGCCCGTGCCGGAGGCCGTTACTGCATGAACCAGCCATGGCTGACGACCACCGACTGGCCCGTGAGCGCGGCGCTCGGGAATGCCGACAGGAACAGCACCGTCTGCGCGACGTCCTGCACCGTCGTGAACACGCCGTCGACCGTGTTGCCGAGCATCACCTTCTTCACCACTTCCTCTTCGCTGATCCCGAGCTCCTTCGCCTGCTCCGGAATCTGCTTGTCGACCAGCGGCGTGCGCACGAAGCCCGGACACACGACGTGCGAGCGCACGTTGTGCTTTGCGCCCTCCTTCGCCAGCACGCGCGCGAGGCCGAGCAGCCCGTGCTTGGCCGTCACGTACGCCGACTTCAGCGGCGACGCTTCGTGCGAGTGCACCGAACCCATGTAGATCACGACGCCGCCGCGATCGTCCTTGTACATGTGCTTGAGCGCGGCCTTCGTCGTCAAGAACGCGCCGTCGACGTGGATCGCCTGCATCTTCTTCCAGTCGGAGAACGAATAGTTCTCGATCGGGTTGACGATCTGGATGCCCGCGTTCGACACGAGGATGTCGACCGAGCCGAACGTTTCGGCCACCTTGTCGATGCCGCTGTTGACCGCTTCCTCGCTGGTCACGTCCATCGCGACGCCGATCGCCTTGCCGCCTGCCTTGTTGATCTCGTCGGCAACCGCATTTGCGCCGTCCTGGTTCAGGTCGGCGATCGCCACGGCGGCGCCCGCCTTCGCGAGCTCCAGTGCGATTTCCTTGCCGATGCCGCTCGCGGCGCCCGTGACGACTGCGGTCTTGCCGCTCAGATCTGCTGCCATGTCCGTCTCCTTCCGTTATCGGATCGAAAAAACGCGCCCCGCTGCATCCGCTTTCGTCGCACGGTCGTGCAGACGGGCCAGCCGCTATTGTGCACGATCGGCTCCGCCGTTCGCGCGCAAAACGTCTAAGCTTAAGGTCGGTTCCGAGTCACGGGAGATCCCCATGCACTATCGCCGGCTAGGCCGCTCCGGCCTGCAGATCAGCGAGCTTTCGCTCGGCTCGTGGGTCACCTACGGCAACCAGGTCGATCAGCGGGTTGCCCGCGAATGCCTTGCGGCGGCCCGCGATGCGGGCGTCAATTTCTTCGACAACGCCGAGGTCTACGCGGGTGGTAAATCCGAGGAAATCATGGGCCAGGCGCTCAAGTCGCTCGGCTGGCCGCGCGTGAGCTACCTCGTATCCACGAAGTTCTTCTGGGGACTCGCGGAAGCGCCGAACCAGTACCACACGCTGAACCGGAAATATCTGCTGAACGCGATCGACGGCTCGCTGCGCCGGCTGCAACTCGACTATGTCGACCTCGTGTACTGCCATCGCCCCGATCCGAACACGCCGATCGAGGAGACCGTCTGGGCGATGAGTGACATGATCGTGCGCGGCAAGGCGCTGTACTGGGGCACGTCCGAATGGAGCGCCGACGAGATTCGCGCCGCGTACGAAATCGCCGAGCGGCACCATCTGCACAAGCCGGTCGTCGAGCAGCCGCAGTACAACCTGTTCCACCGTACCCGGGTCGAGCAGGAATACGCGCGGCTCTATGACGACTACGGCCTCGGCCTGACGACCTGGAGCCCGCTGGCATCGGGGCTGCTCACCGGAAAGTACCGGAACGGCGTACCACCGGGTAGCCGCGCGCAGCTGCCAGGCTACGACTGGCTCCGCGCCCGGCTGACGGATCCGGCCAGCAACGACGTGGTCGAAGGGCTCGGCGCGATCGCGGCCGAACTCGACTGCAGCACTGCCCAGCTCGCAATCGCATGGGTACTCGCGAATCCGCGCGTGAGTTCTGTCATTACGGGCGCGTCGCGGATCGAGCAGATCGACGACAACATGCGCGCGCTCGACGTTACCGCGAAGCTGACACCAGAGGTCAAGCAACGTATCGAGGAGACCGTCGGCGACGCATGCGAGTAAGGCGAGTCACGCTCACTCGCGTACAATACGCGGCCGCGTTGGTGCGCGGCCCTGCGGCCACGCGCAATCGCCCGTTTCCATCGATTCATCCTTCGTTTCAGGCAGCCAGCCATGCTCAGTTATCGTCACGGTTTTCATGCAGGCAACCACGCGGACGTGCTCAAGCACGCCGTCGTCGTCCAGCTGCTGCGCTACCTGAACAAGAAAGACAAGTCGTACTGGTACATCGACACGCACGCCGGCGCCGGCGTGTATTCGTTGCGCGACGGTTATGCCGCCAAGACGGGCGAATTCGACACCGGCATCGGGCCGCTGTGGAACGAAAAGAACCTGCCCGAGGTGCTCGGTGAATACATCGACGAAGTGCGCGCGCTGAACGACGACGGTGAGCTGCGCTACTATCCGGGCTCCCCGTATCTCGCATGGCGATCGATGCGCGAGCAGGACCGGATGCGCCTGTTCGAGATGCACACGACGGAGATCGACGTGCTGCGTCACAACTTCCGCGATGCGGGGCGCCGCGCGATGATTTTCGCCGGTGACGGCTTCGAGGGGATCAAGGCGCTGCTGCCGCCGCCGCCGCGACGCGCGCTCGTGCTGATCGATCCGTCCTATGAGGACAAGAAGGACTACGCGCGCACGGTGACTTGCGTGGCGGAATGCCTGAAGCGCTTCGCAACCGGCTGTTATGCGATCTGGTATCCGCAGGTGGCGCGGGTGGAATCGCAGCGTTTTCCGGAACAGCTCAAGCGCCTGCAGCCGAACAACTGGCTGCATCTGACGCTGACGGTATCGAATCCGCCGGCAGACGGTCTGGGCCTTTACGGCAGTGGAATGTTCATTCTGAATCCGCCGTACACACTCGCGCAAAGCATGAACGAAGCGCTGCCCTATCTCGTCGAACACTTGGGACAGGACAGCGGCGCCCGGTGCCAGGTCGAGTACCGCGGGAACTGAGCGGACGTCTTGCCGTTACGGCTGCGGTCTTGGCGTGGGTCTCGGCTGATTGGCCGGCGACACGCCCCAGCCTGGCACATTGATATACGGCGCGACAAACAGCGGGATCGATGAATTCGATCCCTGGCCGGCCGGCGCTCGCATGCCTGCAGGCTCGACGATCGGCTCGGACGATAACGGGGCCGTTTGCAACACCAGACCGCCCTTGCCCTCCTGAATCCCGCGTTGCGTATCGAGAATCAACGGCCTGGACGACGTCGCCGCAGCAGCCGCCACGCCGTGAGCGAGCACGACAGCCCCCAGAACGAGACGCGCGCGAGAAACGTGACGCACATCGAGACGCAAGCGCATGGTCGTATTCTTCCGGTTGAAAAACAGGCCCATACCATAGCGCCACGCGGACGATTTCGCCAGATCAAGCGCACAAAAAACAAAGCCCCGTCAACACGGGGCTT
The sequence above is a segment of the Burkholderia diffusa genome. Coding sequences within it:
- a CDS encoding amino acid aminotransferase — translated: MSLFSAVQLAPRDPILGLNEAFNADTRPTKVNLGVGVYTNEEGKIPLLRAVRDAEKARVDAGLPRGYLPIDGIAAYDAAVQKLLLGNDSPLIAAGRVVTAQALGGTGALKIGADFLRTVNPNAKVAISDPSWENHRALFEAAGFEVVAYPYYDAATNGVNFEGMLSALNGYAAGTIVVLHACCHNPTGVDLTEAQWQQVVDVVKARNLVPFLDIAYQGFGENIEADAAAVRLFAAADLNAFVSSSFSKSFSLYGERVGALSIITSSKDEATRVLSQLKRVIRTNYSNPPTHGGAVVAAVLASPELHASWVQELGEMRDRIRAMRNGLVERLKASGVDRDFSFINAQRGMFSYSGLTSAQVDRLREEFGIYAVGTGRICVAALNTRNLDAVANAIAAVLK
- a CDS encoding 3-hydroxybutyrate dehydrogenase; the protein is MAADLSGKTAVVTGAASGIGKEIALELAKAGAAVAIADLNQDGANAVADEINKAGGKAIGVAMDVTSEEAVNSGIDKVAETFGSVDILVSNAGIQIVNPIENYSFSDWKKMQAIHVDGAFLTTKAALKHMYKDDRGGVVIYMGSVHSHEASPLKSAYVTAKHGLLGLARVLAKEGAKHNVRSHVVCPGFVRTPLVDKQIPEQAKELGISEEEVVKKVMLGNTVDGVFTTVQDVAQTVLFLSAFPSAALTGQSVVVSHGWFMQ
- a CDS encoding potassium channel beta subunit family protein, which codes for MHYRRLGRSGLQISELSLGSWVTYGNQVDQRVARECLAAARDAGVNFFDNAEVYAGGKSEEIMGQALKSLGWPRVSYLVSTKFFWGLAEAPNQYHTLNRKYLLNAIDGSLRRLQLDYVDLVYCHRPDPNTPIEETVWAMSDMIVRGKALYWGTSEWSADEIRAAYEIAERHHLHKPVVEQPQYNLFHRTRVEQEYARLYDDYGLGLTTWSPLASGLLTGKYRNGVPPGSRAQLPGYDWLRARLTDPASNDVVEGLGAIAAELDCSTAQLAIAWVLANPRVSSVITGASRIEQIDDNMRALDVTAKLTPEVKQRIEETVGDACE
- a CDS encoding 23S rRNA (adenine(2030)-N(6))-methyltransferase RlmJ, encoding MLSYRHGFHAGNHADVLKHAVVVQLLRYLNKKDKSYWYIDTHAGAGVYSLRDGYAAKTGEFDTGIGPLWNEKNLPEVLGEYIDEVRALNDDGELRYYPGSPYLAWRSMREQDRMRLFEMHTTEIDVLRHNFRDAGRRAMIFAGDGFEGIKALLPPPPRRALVLIDPSYEDKKDYARTVTCVAECLKRFATGCYAIWYPQVARVESQRFPEQLKRLQPNNWLHLTLTVSNPPADGLGLYGSGMFILNPPYTLAQSMNEALPYLVEHLGQDSGARCQVEYRGN